The following proteins are encoded in a genomic region of Bernardetia sp. MNP-M8:
- a CDS encoding ElyC/SanA/YdcF family protein translates to MKKIKKYLKKIMLISFLLILGVIGSIIIADYLVVSKTESSLFENVTMIPTRKVGVVLGTRKILPNGYINNYFTYRIDATVSLYRSGKIKYIIVSGDNSTKEYNEPEDMKNALIAKGIPEDRIFMDFAGFRTLDSVVRAREIFGQSSFTVISQKFHNQRAIYLAHLEGMEVIGFNAKDVSIKYGIKTQIREKLARVKVFVDYLTGKEPKFLGEKIIIP, encoded by the coding sequence ATGAAAAAGATTAAAAAATATCTCAAAAAAATAATGCTTATTTCTTTTCTTCTCATTTTGGGAGTAATAGGAAGTATAATTATAGCTGATTATCTGGTTGTTTCCAAAACAGAAAGTAGCCTTTTTGAAAATGTAACAATGATTCCCACACGAAAAGTAGGTGTTGTTTTGGGAACAAGAAAAATTTTACCAAATGGATATATAAACAATTATTTCACGTATAGAATTGATGCAACAGTTTCACTTTATAGGTCTGGCAAAATAAAATATATTATTGTTAGTGGCGATAATAGTACAAAAGAGTACAACGAACCTGAAGACATGAAAAATGCCCTGATTGCAAAAGGAATTCCAGAGGATAGAATTTTTATGGATTTTGCAGGTTTCCGAACGTTAGATTCTGTTGTAAGGGCGAGAGAAATTTTTGGACAAAGTTCATTTACTGTTATTTCTCAAAAATTCCATAATCAAAGAGCTATTTATTTGGCACATTTGGAGGGAATGGAAGTTATTGGTTTCAATGCAAAAGATGTAAGTATAAAGTACGGAATCAAAACACAAATTAGAGAAAAACTTGCTCGTGTGAAAGTATTTGTAGATTATCTAACAGGAAAAGAACCCAAATTTTTAGGCGAAAAAATAATTATTCCATAA
- the metG gene encoding methionine--tRNA ligase, translating to MSTSIKTSQDFKRTTVTAALPYANGGLHIGHIAGAYLPADTYVRYLRMKNHDVVFVCGSDEHGAAITLRAKKEGITPKEIIDKYDTLLKNSFKDFGIEFDIYHRTSTEVHKETAQEFFTTLYEKDVFTKQTNEQFYDEKFEQFLADRYIVGTCPNCQNDNAFGDQCEKCGSTLSPTELINPKSALSGEKPVLKSTSHWFLPLQNYDTWLREWILEDKKDLWRTSVYGQCKSWIEQGLHERSMTRDLDWGIPVPLPDAKGKVLYVWLDAPIGYVSATKQWAKNQGEENKWEKYWLKQQDESENSRLIHFIGKDNIVFHCLIFPIILKEHGDYILPENVPANNFLNLEGDKISTSREWAVWLNEYVEEFPTKKDELRYVLTSIAPETKDSEFTWAVYQSRINNELVDTLGNFVNRTVVLINKYYEGTVPSIDLSTEQNLTDFDKETLEGIKIQTQKVSQNLEGFNFREGLYEVMELARIGNKYLATTEPWKLQKTEPQRVEQIMKISAELTANLSILMRPFLPETSDKIAQMLNLKLENENGSIWNLAGKLDLIKGKINKATLLFEKIEDELVESQVKKLEDNKARKMQELKEQKEENAEVSPIAEIQPEIQFDDFSKIDIRVATIKNAEPIKKADKLLKITLEVGEQEVTVASGIAEHFSPEEIIGKQVCWLANLAPRKMRGIVSQGMILLAENEKGKLVFVSPEKMVNTGAQVK from the coding sequence ATGTCGACTTCTATAAAAACATCACAAGATTTCAAACGAACTACTGTTACGGCTGCTCTTCCGTATGCCAACGGTGGACTTCATATCGGACACATTGCAGGCGCATATTTGCCAGCAGATACATATGTGCGTTATCTCCGAATGAAAAATCATGATGTTGTTTTTGTATGTGGAAGTGATGAACATGGTGCAGCAATTACGCTTAGAGCCAAAAAAGAAGGAATTACACCAAAAGAAATTATTGATAAATACGATACTCTTCTCAAAAACTCATTTAAAGATTTTGGGATAGAATTTGATATTTATCATCGCACATCGACTGAAGTACATAAAGAAACAGCCCAAGAATTTTTTACTACTCTTTACGAAAAGGATGTTTTTACAAAGCAGACCAACGAACAGTTTTATGATGAAAAATTTGAGCAGTTTTTGGCTGATAGATATATTGTAGGAACATGTCCGAATTGTCAGAATGATAATGCCTTTGGAGACCAATGTGAAAAATGTGGTTCTACATTGAGTCCTACAGAATTAATCAATCCAAAATCAGCATTGAGTGGCGAAAAACCTGTCTTGAAATCTACTTCTCATTGGTTTTTGCCTTTACAAAATTATGATACTTGGCTTAGAGAATGGATTTTGGAAGACAAAAAAGACCTTTGGCGTACAAGTGTTTATGGTCAATGTAAGTCTTGGATAGAGCAGGGTTTGCACGAGCGTTCGATGACAAGAGATTTAGATTGGGGAATTCCTGTTCCTCTTCCAGACGCAAAAGGAAAAGTGCTTTATGTTTGGCTTGATGCTCCTATTGGTTATGTTTCGGCAACCAAACAGTGGGCAAAAAATCAAGGAGAAGAGAATAAATGGGAGAAATATTGGTTAAAGCAACAAGACGAATCTGAAAACTCTCGTCTTATTCATTTTATAGGAAAAGATAATATTGTTTTTCACTGTCTGATTTTTCCTATCATTCTTAAAGAACATGGCGATTATATTTTACCTGAAAATGTTCCTGCCAACAACTTTTTGAATTTGGAAGGCGATAAAATTTCTACATCAAGAGAATGGGCTGTTTGGCTCAATGAATATGTAGAAGAATTTCCTACCAAAAAAGATGAGCTGCGTTATGTTTTGACTTCTATTGCTCCAGAAACAAAAGACAGTGAGTTTACATGGGCAGTTTATCAATCAAGAATTAATAATGAACTTGTAGATACACTTGGAAATTTTGTTAATCGTACTGTGGTTTTGATAAATAAATATTATGAAGGAACTGTTCCAAGTATAGATTTATCAACTGAACAAAATCTAACTGATTTTGATAAAGAAACTTTAGAAGGGATAAAAATTCAGACTCAAAAAGTAAGTCAGAATTTAGAGGGCTTTAATTTTAGAGAAGGATTATATGAAGTAATGGAACTGGCACGAATTGGAAATAAATATCTTGCCACAACAGAGCCTTGGAAACTTCAAAAAACAGAACCACAACGAGTAGAACAAATTATGAAAATTAGTGCAGAACTAACAGCTAATTTATCTATTTTGATGCGTCCGTTTTTACCTGAAACTTCTGATAAAATTGCTCAAATGTTGAACTTAAAACTAGAAAATGAAAACGGTTCAATTTGGAATTTAGCAGGAAAACTTGACTTAATAAAAGGAAAAATAAATAAAGCAACTCTACTTTTTGAAAAAATAGAAGACGAATTGGTAGAAAGTCAAGTCAAAAAATTAGAAGATAATAAGGCTAGAAAAATGCAAGAATTAAAAGAACAGAAAGAAGAAAATGCTGAAGTAAGTCCGATTGCAGAAATTCAACCTGAAATTCAGTTTGATGATTTTTCTAAAATTGATATTCGTGTTGCAACCATCAAAAATGCAGAACCGATAAAGAAAGCAGATAAACTTTTGAAAATCACTTTGGAAGTAGGTGAGCAAGAGGTAACTGTAGCTAGTGGAATTGCAGAACATTTTTCACCAGAAGAAATAATTGGAAAACAAGTGTGTTGGCTTGCCAATCTTGCACCACGAAAAATGAGAGGAATAGTTTCTCAAGGAATGATTCTTTTAGCCGAAAATGAAAAAGGAAAACTTGTCTTTGTAAGTCCTGAAAAAATGGTCAATACAGGAGCGCAAGTTAAATAG
- a CDS encoding ABC transporter ATP-binding protein, producing MITVQNLTYSYPKAEKPTVKEVSFEVVEGEIFGFLGPSGAGKSTTQKILTKLLKNYEGNIFIKTQSQTHNPDKELREWKNEYYNQIGVGFELPNHYSKLSALENLQFFASFYELDKQNINQKLMQLLESVGLGKDAKKKVQDFSKGMKMRLNFVRALIHNPPILFLDEPTSGLDPVNGKIIKDIILNLKKEGKTIILTTHHMNDAEQLCDRVAFMVEGQIPLIDSPKNLKEKYGKRILKVEYSQNDKSERQNELFELENLGQNEGFQKLIQQNYIQSMHSQEATLEDIFIEVTGKKLI from the coding sequence ATGATTACAGTTCAAAACCTTACTTATTCTTATCCTAAAGCTGAAAAACCGACTGTAAAAGAGGTTAGTTTTGAAGTAGTGGAAGGCGAAATTTTTGGTTTTCTAGGACCAAGTGGTGCAGGAAAAAGCACTACTCAAAAAATTCTGACCAAACTATTAAAAAATTATGAAGGAAATATTTTTATAAAAACTCAAAGTCAAACTCACAATCCAGATAAGGAGCTTAGAGAATGGAAAAACGAGTATTACAATCAAATAGGTGTTGGTTTTGAACTTCCTAATCACTACTCAAAACTTTCAGCTTTAGAGAACTTACAATTTTTTGCTTCATTTTATGAACTTGATAAACAAAATATCAATCAAAAATTAATGCAGCTTTTAGAAAGTGTTGGACTAGGAAAAGATGCAAAAAAGAAAGTTCAAGACTTTTCGAAGGGAATGAAAATGCGACTCAATTTTGTGCGTGCGTTGATTCACAATCCACCTATTTTGTTTTTAGATGAACCCACTTCTGGACTTGACCCTGTTAATGGAAAAATTATAAAAGATATTATCTTGAATCTAAAAAAAGAAGGCAAAACGATTATTCTCACAACACATCACATGAACGATGCTGAGCAACTTTGTGATAGAGTGGCATTTATGGTAGAAGGACAAATTCCACTTATAGATTCTCCAAAAAACTTAAAAGAAAAATACGGAAAACGGATATTAAAAGTAGAATATTCTCAAAATGACAAATCAGAAAGACAAAATGAGCTTTTTGAGTTAGAAAACCTAGGACAAAATGAAGGATTTCAAAAGCTAATTCAGCAAAATTATATTCAATCAATGCACTCTCAAGAGGCTACTTTGGAAGATATTTTTATTGAAGTTACAGGCAAAAAACTGATTTAA
- the yajC gene encoding preprotein translocase subunit YajC: MLVQMPTGGMDIANILMIVGMVAVFYFFLLRPQQQQRKKQKTFLESLAREMKIVTTGGLHGKIIDVSEATVTVEIDKGVRIKLDKTAIAYESGVVAETKK; this comes from the coding sequence ATGTTAGTACAAATGCCAACTGGTGGAATGGACATCGCCAATATTTTAATGATTGTCGGTATGGTAGCTGTCTTTTATTTCTTTTTGTTACGTCCACAACAACAACAACGCAAAAAACAAAAAACATTTTTAGAGTCTTTAGCTAGAGAAATGAAAATAGTTACGACAGGTGGTTTACACGGAAAAATAATTGATGTAAGCGAAGCAACTGTAACAGTAGAAATAGACAAAGGAGTTCGTATCAAATTAGATAAAACAGCTATTGCTTACGAGTCTGGAGTAGTTGCTGAAACTAAAAAATAA
- a CDS encoding tetratricopeptide repeat protein, whose amino-acid sequence MFLFFCVLVCSFSDANAQRRNKKEGKKDKKEESKLIQKEPIDGKVDNNLLAEQAFFEGMKEFIKEEYKRAIPHFEESLKYNSDNPTAHYQISLCYYRMNNLQDALMYAMEAEKMEDKNFYFLSHLATIQLDMRMLDAAERTYKQILSKIGGDEITYLNLAALYIEMNEYKKAIQVYDKMEKELGLNQNVIRQKQILYLQMQDTESALNEGKKLILEFPDVIEFRLAQIELLLNQKRYADAELLLNGIIEEQEEFPAQVHLMLAQVYHHQEKAEKEVENLKKAFQSKEIPLDSKLNLLMGLYQNANPSTEKGQKTIEMSSELAQTLTEIHPKESSSFGVLGDFLLKQKKYKEAFEAYTIALKNDPNNYSLWERTTQLALESRNYEYAISTSEDALEYFPNQPNLWFLNGLAYMSSTKNEQAIASLEQGKRMVFNNPELLSQFESQLADIYYKNEEYQKADETYEKALKQNPNNAHALNNYAYYLSLREEKMERAAELGARLVKLYPNNPTYLDTYGWVLFVKKDYKEAEKYLSLAAKTTQSSTIIEHYGDVLLELDKKQEAIIEWKKAFALDSSNEKLKEKIERYSKTGN is encoded by the coding sequence ATGTTTCTGTTTTTTTGTGTCTTGGTATGCTCTTTTTCAGATGCGAATGCACAACGCAGAAATAAAAAAGAAGGAAAGAAAGACAAAAAAGAAGAATCAAAATTAATTCAAAAAGAACCTATAGACGGTAAGGTAGACAACAACTTATTAGCCGAACAAGCATTCTTTGAGGGAATGAAAGAGTTTATAAAAGAAGAATATAAAAGGGCAATTCCTCATTTTGAAGAGTCTTTAAAATATAATTCAGACAATCCAACAGCACATTATCAAATTTCGCTTTGTTATTACAGAATGAATAACTTGCAAGATGCGCTCATGTATGCCATGGAAGCCGAAAAAATGGAAGATAAAAATTTTTATTTTCTCTCACACCTTGCTACTATTCAATTAGATATGCGAATGCTTGATGCAGCAGAAAGAACCTACAAACAAATTCTTTCAAAAATTGGAGGTGATGAAATCACTTATCTCAACCTAGCTGCTCTTTATATTGAAATGAATGAATATAAAAAGGCTATTCAAGTGTATGATAAAATGGAAAAGGAGTTAGGGCTGAATCAAAATGTAATTCGTCAGAAACAAATCTTGTATTTACAGATGCAAGACACAGAATCAGCACTTAATGAAGGTAAAAAGTTAATACTTGAATTTCCTGATGTAATTGAGTTTCGTTTGGCTCAAATAGAATTACTATTAAATCAAAAACGCTATGCTGATGCAGAATTATTATTAAATGGAATTATAGAAGAACAAGAAGAATTTCCTGCTCAAGTTCATTTAATGCTGGCTCAAGTGTATCATCATCAAGAGAAAGCTGAAAAAGAAGTAGAAAATCTCAAAAAAGCATTTCAATCAAAAGAAATACCTTTAGATTCAAAATTGAATTTATTGATGGGATTGTATCAAAATGCAAATCCAAGTACAGAAAAAGGTCAAAAAACAATTGAAATGAGTAGCGAGCTTGCTCAAACACTTACTGAAATACATCCAAAAGAATCGTCTTCTTTTGGTGTTTTGGGAGATTTTTTATTAAAGCAAAAAAAATATAAAGAGGCTTTTGAAGCCTACACAATAGCTCTCAAAAATGACCCCAATAATTATTCACTTTGGGAACGAACAACTCAACTTGCTTTGGAATCTAGAAATTATGAATATGCCATTTCTACAAGTGAAGATGCTTTAGAGTACTTTCCAAACCAACCTAATTTATGGTTTCTCAATGGTCTTGCTTATATGTCTAGCACAAAGAATGAACAAGCAATTGCATCTTTAGAGCAAGGTAAACGAATGGTTTTTAATAACCCTGAACTATTAAGTCAATTTGAATCTCAATTAGCCGACATTTACTACAAAAATGAGGAGTATCAAAAGGCTGATGAAACCTATGAAAAGGCACTAAAACAAAATCCAAACAATGCACATGCTTTAAATAACTATGCTTATTATCTGTCTTTGAGAGAGGAAAAAATGGAACGTGCAGCCGAATTAGGAGCAAGACTAGTCAAACTTTATCCTAATAATCCTACTTATTTGGATACCTATGGTTGGGTTTTGTTTGTCAAAAAAGACTATAAAGAAGCCGAAAAATATTTATCTTTAGCTGCCAAGACTACACAGAGTTCGACCATCATCGAACATTATGGTGATGTACTTTTAGAATTAGATAAAAAACAAGAGGCTATCATAGAATGGAAAAAAGCATTTGCATTAGATTCTAGTAATGAAAAGCTCAAAGAGAAAATAGAACGCTATTCCAAAACTGGAAATTAG
- a CDS encoding acyl-CoA dehydrogenase → MALVADTPQVLGFELTEEQAEVQKAARDFAQTQLWDGVIERDNEQKFPTEQVKQMGELGFMGMMVSPEYGGSGMDTVSYILAIEEISKVDASASVCMSVNNSLVCWALEKYGTEEQKQKFLKPLASGEKIGAFCLSEPEAGSDATSQRTTAEDKGDHYLLNGTKNWITNGKTASIYLVMAQTDVDKKHKGINCVIVERGMDGFVVGKKEDKMGIRGSDTHSLMFTDVKIPKENRLGSDGQGFNIAMATLNGGRIGIAAQAVGIAGGALELALKYSKERKTFGKEIHKHQAIAFKLADMATKVEAARLLCLKAAQIKDAGGDYSLSGAMAKLYASKIAMEVTSDAIQIHGGYGYVKEYHVERMLRDAKITEIYEGTTEIQKIVISRHILKD, encoded by the coding sequence ATGGCATTAGTAGCAGATACTCCACAAGTTCTAGGTTTCGAACTTACTGAAGAACAAGCAGAAGTACAAAAAGCAGCAAGAGATTTTGCACAAACTCAGCTTTGGGATGGCGTTATTGAACGTGATAACGAACAAAAATTTCCTACTGAACAAGTCAAACAAATGGGTGAACTTGGTTTTATGGGAATGATGGTAAGTCCAGAGTATGGAGGAAGTGGAATGGATACTGTTTCTTATATTTTGGCTATTGAAGAAATTTCAAAAGTAGATGCTTCGGCTTCTGTTTGTATGTCTGTAAACAACTCACTTGTTTGTTGGGCATTGGAAAAATACGGAACAGAAGAGCAAAAACAAAAATTCTTAAAGCCACTTGCATCAGGAGAGAAAATCGGAGCTTTCTGTCTTTCTGAACCAGAAGCAGGTAGTGATGCTACTTCACAGCGCACAACAGCAGAAGATAAAGGTGACCATTATTTGTTAAATGGAACAAAAAACTGGATTACAAATGGTAAAACAGCTTCTATTTATTTAGTAATGGCTCAAACTGATGTAGATAAAAAACACAAAGGAATTAACTGTGTAATTGTTGAGCGTGGGATGGACGGTTTTGTAGTTGGTAAAAAAGAAGACAAAATGGGAATTCGTGGTTCTGATACACATTCTTTGATGTTTACAGATGTAAAAATTCCTAAAGAAAATCGTTTAGGTTCTGACGGACAAGGTTTCAATATTGCTATGGCTACTTTGAATGGTGGACGTATTGGCATTGCTGCACAAGCTGTAGGAATTGCTGGTGGTGCTTTAGAATTAGCCTTGAAATACTCAAAAGAAAGAAAAACATTTGGTAAAGAAATCCACAAACACCAAGCAATTGCTTTTAAATTGGCTGATATGGCTACAAAAGTAGAAGCTGCTCGTTTGCTTTGTTTGAAGGCTGCTCAAATTAAAGATGCAGGTGGAGATTATTCTCTTTCAGGTGCAATGGCAAAACTCTATGCTTCAAAAATTGCTATGGAAGTAACTTCTGATGCTATTCAGATTCACGGTGGATATGGTTATGTAAAAGAATATCATGTAGAAAGAATGCTTCGTGATGCAAAAATTACAGAAATCTATGAAGGAACTACTGAAATTCAGAAAATTGTAATTTCAAGACATATTTTGAAAGACTAA
- a CDS encoding TetR/AcrR family transcriptional regulator produces the protein MTKNSTKEAILAISFRVFLEKGYKNATLTELVKASKVSKGAFYHYFKSKEELFDAAIDKYFFALASPVIDFEPSENQTFLENIQNYLTQKQQVVRKVAEELSLTLNANYLNVLLEAMQLFEHHKKRSLALLDKELIIYQKIIQIAQSKNEVKPNLDAVLLSKQFYFMLDGFELHTLILSDLNAKSYAEVNQLFEQFYQLIKV, from the coding sequence ATGACAAAAAATTCTACAAAAGAGGCTATTTTAGCTATTTCATTTCGTGTCTTTTTAGAAAAAGGGTACAAAAATGCTACACTTACCGAACTTGTAAAGGCTTCTAAAGTATCAAAAGGAGCATTTTATCATTATTTTAAAAGTAAAGAAGAATTATTTGATGCAGCTATTGATAAATACTTTTTTGCACTTGCTTCACCTGTTATTGATTTTGAACCTTCTGAAAATCAAACTTTTTTAGAGAATATTCAAAATTATTTAACTCAAAAACAACAAGTTGTAAGAAAAGTAGCAGAAGAACTATCTCTTACTCTCAATGCTAATTATTTGAATGTTCTTTTGGAGGCAATGCAGCTTTTTGAACATCATAAAAAACGTTCTCTAGCTCTTTTGGATAAAGAATTAATCATCTATCAAAAAATAATACAGATTGCTCAATCAAAAAATGAAGTCAAGCCAAATTTAGATGCTGTTTTACTTTCCAAACAATTCTATTTTATGCTTGATGGATTCGAACTACATACACTTATTTTATCCGATTTGAATGCCAAAAGTTATGCAGAAGTAAATCAACTTTTTGAGCAGTTTTATCAATTAATTAAAGTTTGA
- a CDS encoding sugar phosphate nucleotidyltransferase produces the protein MKIIIPMAGRGSRLRPHTLTVPKPLVPVVGKPIVERLVEDLARSSKEKIEEIAFIIGDFGDEAEKELLKVAENVGSKGKIYHQDAPLGTAHAIMCAKESLEGNVIVAFADTLFKADFSINTENDGVIWVQKVADPSAYGVVQLDENDVINNFVEKPKEFVSDLAIIGIYYFRDGEYLRSELQYVIDNEIKDKGEYQLTTALENMRQKGTKFRTGQVEEWLDCGNKDAVVFTNQRYLEYLTDRKTETLISPSAKVENSIVIEPVFLAEGVHLKNSVVGPHVSIGKNTHIHNSRVQNSVIQSDTLVENALLENTMLGNFVKYNGKAENVSLGDYSEVKK, from the coding sequence GTGAAAATAATCATTCCAATGGCAGGACGTGGTTCTCGTCTTCGTCCTCATACACTTACTGTTCCCAAACCTTTAGTTCCTGTTGTGGGAAAACCAATTGTAGAGCGTTTGGTAGAAGATTTGGCTCGTAGTTCTAAAGAAAAAATTGAAGAAATTGCTTTTATTATTGGTGACTTTGGTGATGAAGCTGAAAAAGAACTTCTCAAAGTAGCTGAAAATGTAGGCTCAAAAGGTAAAATTTATCATCAAGATGCTCCTCTAGGAACTGCACATGCCATTATGTGTGCAAAAGAATCTTTAGAAGGAAATGTCATTGTAGCTTTTGCTGATACACTTTTTAAAGCTGATTTTTCTATCAATACAGAAAATGATGGTGTTATTTGGGTACAAAAAGTAGCTGACCCTTCGGCTTATGGTGTTGTTCAATTAGATGAAAATGATGTTATCAATAATTTTGTAGAAAAGCCAAAAGAATTTGTATCTGATTTGGCAATTATTGGTATTTATTACTTTAGAGATGGCGAATATTTGCGTTCAGAATTACAATATGTCATCGATAATGAAATCAAAGACAAAGGCGAATATCAGCTCACGACAGCATTAGAAAACATGCGCCAAAAAGGAACAAAATTTCGTACTGGACAGGTAGAAGAATGGTTAGATTGTGGAAATAAAGATGCTGTTGTTTTTACCAATCAACGTTATTTAGAGTATTTGACAGACCGAAAAACAGAAACTTTAATTTCTCCAAGTGCAAAAGTGGAAAACTCTATTGTTATAGAGCCTGTTTTTTTGGCAGAAGGTGTTCATTTGAAAAATAGTGTAGTTGGTCCTCATGTTTCTATCGGAAAAAACACACATATTCATAATAGTAGAGTACAAAATTCTGTTATTCAATCAGATACACTTGTCGAAAATGCTCTTTTAGAAAATACAATGTTAGGTAATTTTGTAAAATACAACGGAAAAGCCGAAAATGTGAGCTTAGGAGATTATTCGGAAGTGAAAAAGTAA
- the prmA gene encoding 50S ribosomal protein L11 methyltransferase — MFVVVRIKTIESIAEIAYYELAELGFDAIMEEESMYSENAVLDPNKKTVWITSVAEENYDENAVREILKNYEFQNLLTYSIEKEEKQNWNKKWEENFQPIRLEYNDSIGKQEKKCIIRADFHEAEPDFEHEIIVTPKMSFGTGHHQTTRLMLGHQFEINHKDKVVLDAGSGTGILAIMAAKLGAKEVYACDVEDWSVENSLENAERNNLKIDSRHGTAKVFQGKKFDILLANINKNVLLEEMPLYSELLEETGTLVLSGFHNNDIKDIQQRAEEFGWLVEKQTEETPWCSLRLIKNSSEL; from the coding sequence ATGTTTGTTGTCGTTCGTATAAAAACCATAGAAAGTATTGCAGAAATAGCCTATTATGAGCTTGCAGAGTTGGGGTTTGATGCCATTATGGAAGAAGAAAGTATGTATTCTGAAAATGCTGTTCTTGATCCAAATAAAAAAACAGTTTGGATTACTTCAGTGGCAGAAGAAAACTATGATGAAAATGCTGTAAGAGAAATTTTAAAAAATTATGAATTTCAAAACCTGCTTACTTACTCTATTGAAAAAGAAGAAAAACAAAATTGGAATAAGAAATGGGAAGAAAATTTTCAGCCAATTCGTTTAGAATATAATGATTCTATAGGTAAACAAGAAAAAAAATGTATCATCAGAGCTGATTTTCACGAAGCAGAACCTGATTTTGAACACGAAATAATTGTTACTCCAAAAATGTCTTTCGGAACAGGACACCACCAAACAACACGTTTGATGTTAGGTCATCAATTTGAAATAAATCATAAAGATAAAGTTGTGTTAGATGCAGGCTCAGGAACAGGAATTTTAGCGATTATGGCAGCTAAATTAGGAGCAAAAGAAGTGTATGCTTGTGATGTAGAAGATTGGTCAGTAGAAAACTCCTTAGAAAACGCAGAAAGAAATAATCTAAAAATAGATTCTAGGCATGGAACTGCAAAAGTATTTCAAGGAAAGAAATTTGATATATTACTTGCCAATATTAATAAAAATGTTCTTTTGGAAGAGATGCCTTTGTATTCAGAGCTTTTAGAGGAAACAGGAACATTAGTTTTGAGTGGTTTTCATAACAACGATATAAAAGACATCCAGCAACGAGCAGAAGAGTTTGGTTGGCTTGTCGAAAAACAAACAGAAGAAACGCCTTGGTGTAGCCTTCGTTTGATTAAGAATTCTTCTGAACTTTAA
- a CDS encoding DUF4291 domain-containing protein: MSHINNYKTIRATFDKDTIIVYQAFNDNIANQAIELQKFGSEFSFHRMTWIKPSFLWLMERSNWANKPNQERILEIHLKRDFWDKCLELAVDTDASKSEGNIKDAQILVQWDPERTLRGSKLNIRSIQIGVSRNMINEYNENIKKIVDLTEKVKKMYLLNSNGKFDKSTQLLPKVKEYIVL, encoded by the coding sequence ATGAGCCATATCAATAACTACAAAACAATTCGTGCTACTTTTGATAAAGACACAATCATTGTCTATCAAGCCTTCAATGATAACATTGCTAATCAAGCGATTGAATTACAAAAGTTTGGAAGCGAGTTTTCATTTCATAGAATGACATGGATAAAACCTTCTTTTTTATGGCTCATGGAACGCAGTAACTGGGCAAACAAACCCAATCAAGAAAGAATATTAGAAATTCATCTAAAAAGAGATTTTTGGGATAAATGTCTTGAACTAGCTGTAGATACAGATGCTAGTAAGTCGGAAGGAAATATAAAAGATGCTCAAATTTTGGTTCAATGGGATCCAGAGCGAACATTACGAGGATCAAAATTAAATATTCGTAGCATTCAAATTGGAGTAAGTCGAAACATGATAAACGAATATAATGAGAATATTAAAAAAATTGTCGATTTGACAGAGAAAGTCAAAAAAATGTATCTTTTAAACAGCAATGGAAAATTTGATAAATCAACTCAACTTTTACCAAAAGTAAAGGAATATATAGTATTATAA
- a CDS encoding TraR/DksA C4-type zinc finger protein — protein MENNQMLRYSAEELKEFEAILNSKLAKSKDELEYLKKSIMREDAAENRTSAGNLEDGASSMEKEQLNQLAARAQKFIADLERALFRIKNGTYGVCKDTGKLISKERLRAVPHTQQSMEAKMNRV, from the coding sequence ATGGAAAATAACCAGATGTTACGCTATTCTGCTGAGGAACTCAAAGAATTTGAAGCTATTCTTAATTCAAAATTGGCTAAATCTAAAGATGAATTAGAGTATCTAAAAAAGTCTATCATGAGAGAAGATGCAGCTGAAAATAGAACTAGTGCAGGAAATTTAGAAGATGGAGCAAGTTCAATGGAAAAAGAACAACTCAATCAATTAGCTGCTAGAGCACAAAAATTTATTGCAGACCTAGAACGTGCACTTTTCAGAATCAAAAATGGAACGTATGGAGTTTGTAAAGATACTGGCAAACTTATCTCAAAAGAACGTTTGCGTGCTGTTCCTCACACACAGCAATCTATGGAAGCAAAAATGAACCGAGTTTAA